In Devosia beringensis, a single window of DNA contains:
- a CDS encoding cell wall hydrolase, translated as MKITKAVLRTMAVILTGSALGGCSLFGISFGTAQLSPKECLMRAMYFESNRSSVDGMLAVGTVVMNRLNDPRYPKSVCAVVGQKNQFAQGVLTKKMTDSGAVLASQTADQVLAGWRHPGVRNAQHFHTAGLRFPYNNMHYVLEAGGNEFYEKY; from the coding sequence CAAAGCCGTGCTGCGCACGATGGCCGTGATCCTCACCGGCAGCGCGCTCGGCGGTTGCAGCCTGTTCGGCATCAGCTTCGGCACGGCCCAGCTCAGTCCCAAGGAATGCCTGATGCGGGCAATGTACTTTGAATCCAACCGCTCCAGCGTCGATGGCATGCTGGCGGTCGGCACCGTGGTGATGAATCGCCTCAACGATCCCCGCTATCCCAAATCGGTCTGTGCCGTCGTCGGCCAGAAGAACCAGTTTGCCCAGGGCGTACTGACCAAGAAGATGACCGACAGCGGCGCCGTGCTGGCCTCACAGACCGCCGATCAGGTGCTGGCCGGTTGGCGTCATCCCGGCGTGCGCAATGCCCAGCATTTCCATACGGCCGGGCTGCGCTTCCCCTACAACAACATGCATTACGTGCTCGAAGCCGGCGGCAACGAGTTTTACGAAAAGTACTAG